CTTCTCTAAACTTAAAAAAATCCTGACCAACCGCGCCAACACGCAGCGGGTCAGGCGGTCAAAGACCTGAGCAACACCAAGGGAAATGTTTACAGATTATTATCTAGTACACCGATTTCCCGATGCACAAGATTGTAAGCACTTGTAATTTTACATTACATAAAATAAAAATAAAGAAACTTTAGCCCCTGCACATGCAGGGGCTTTTCTTTTATATCTCTCACGATCGTTACCGTTCGCTGCCGTTTCAGGCAATATGACCCGATGATGCCTGTAAATTTACTGACATACCGATTGAGGAAGGGTGCCGCTTTTATAAATCTGGGGCCTGCCGACTGCGTAAAAACCATACCGGACACTTGAAGAGTAGCTGACTAATAAAAAATGGGAACGGCATGGGCGCAGGAAAAGTGAATTTTTGTGAAGGGATAAAGTTCGTTGGAAAATTAAAAGCAAAAAGCCCGCTTAAGTTTCCTTAAGCGGGCTTCTCAAATTTGGCTCCTCTGACTGGACTCGAACCAGTGACATACGGATTAACAGTCCGCCGTTCTACCGACTGAACTACAGAGGAATCGTGTGAACGGGGCGAATATTAGCGAGGCCGCTCTGGCTTGTCAAAGCCTGCAGGGCACCTTTTGAATCGTTTGCCGATAAAACAAACAATACTCGCCAAAAACGCCCCTCAGACATAACTTTACAGCACAAAGATTGCCAATCTTTTACCAGCCGCTAAGATAAGCCGGGTTAAATGGTGAGGACCTGATGGTTAAACAGCAGCGTATAGGGATTTGGTTTCTTTGTCTGGCATGTGTCGTGGTACTGGTTTGTACTGCGCAGCGCATGGCGGGCCTGCATGCCCTGCAAATGGAAACCGTCGCCAGCGCCGTTAGCGTTCAGTCCGACAGCCCACAGGCTGAAAGTGACTCCCCGGTCACGCCGTGTGAGCTGAGCGCCAAGTCGTTGCTCAGCGTGCCGCCGGTCTTGTTCGAAGGGGCGCTACTGGCGCTCTGCTTGCTGCTCACTTTGCTGGCCCCGGTGCGTTCCACGCGCATGCCGTTTTCTCCCCCCAGAGCCACTTCACCTCCCACCTTAAGGGTGCATCTCCGTTTCTGCGTTTTCCGTGAATGACAAACCGGCTGTTACCGACAGTTAGTTAATCATTTATGGAGAAAAAACATGTTCATTCGCTTCAGGCAGGCGCTGCTATGCCTGTTACTGCTATGGCTGCCCGTATCCTGGGCGGCAGAGACCGGCTGGCTGCAATCGCCGGACAACGATCACGCCAGCGTCAGGCTGCGTGCAGATACCACGGCTAATAACGACACTCGTCTTTTACTGGATGTAAAGCTTGAGAAAGGCTGGAAAACCTACTGGCGTTCGCCAGGTGAGGGCGGCGTTGCGCCAACCATTGCCTGGCAAGGCGAGCTGCCTAAAGTCGAGTGGTTCTGGCCAACACCCGCACGCTTTGACGTCGCCGGGATAACCACCCAGGGCTATCACGATCGGGTCACTATCCCGATGGTCGTTCATGGCCGCGCACCTGACACCATTAGCGGCGTTCTGACGCTATCCACCTGCAGTAATGTCTGCCTGCTGACCGATTACGCGTTTACCGTAGCGGCAACCTCCGGGGATGCGCAGTTTGCCCATGATTTTGCTCAGGCGATGGGACAGGTGCCGGTTGAGAGCGGGCTGACGGACTCTCTGAAAGTGGGCTATCGACAGGGAAGCCTGGTGATCGATGCCGTTCGTGCCGGAGGCTGGAGCGCTCCCGGTCTTTATCTTGACCCGCCAGAAGATGCTGACCTGGGCAAGCCGGTGTTTCGCATTGAGGGCGATTTGCTCCAGGCTACGGTGCCGGTCAGCGATAGCTGGGGCGAAGGTGCGCCAGATCTGCGCGGCAAGTCGCTCACGCTGGTGTTAGCCGACAACGGCATTGCTCAACAAAATACGCTTCCTGTTGGCTCTGCGCCGGCCGTTGCAGGAGGCAATGACGCCTTCCCGCTCTGGCAGGTTGCTCTGATGGCGCTGGTGGGCGGGCTTATCCTTAACCTGATGCCGTGCGTGCTGCCCGTACTGGGAATGAAGCTTGGCTCGATTCTGCTTGTTCAGCAAAAAGACCGGGGCCTGGTTCGCCGCCAGTTTTTAGCCTCGGTTGCCGGGATTATCGCCTCCTTTATGGTGCTGGCGCTGCTGATGACCGTGCTGCGGCTCACCAATCAGGCGCTGGGATGGGGGATCCAGTTCCAGAACCCGTGGTTTATCGGCTTTATGGCGCTGGTGATGCTGCTCTTTAGCGCTAATCTCTTCGGCCTGTTTGAATTCCGCCTCTCTTCAAATATGAATACCCGGCTGGCAACCCAGGGTGGCCACGGCATGGCGGGCCATTTCTGGCAGGGGGCATTTGCCACGCTGCTGGCGACGCCGTGCAGCGCTCCTTTC
This region of Cedecea lapagei genomic DNA includes:
- a CDS encoding copper resistance protein, coding for MVKQQRIGIWFLCLACVVVLVCTAQRMAGLHALQMETVASAVSVQSDSPQAESDSPVTPCELSAKSLLSVPPVLFEGALLALCLLLTLLAPVRSTRMPFSPPRATSPPTLRVHLRFCVFRE
- a CDS encoding protein-disulfide reductase DsbD family protein: MFIRFRQALLCLLLLWLPVSWAAETGWLQSPDNDHASVRLRADTTANNDTRLLLDVKLEKGWKTYWRSPGEGGVAPTIAWQGELPKVEWFWPTPARFDVAGITTQGYHDRVTIPMVVHGRAPDTISGVLTLSTCSNVCLLTDYAFTVAATSGDAQFAHDFAQAMGQVPVESGLTDSLKVGYRQGSLVIDAVRAGGWSAPGLYLDPPEDADLGKPVFRIEGDLLQATVPVSDSWGEGAPDLRGKSLTLVLADNGIAQQNTLPVGSAPAVAGGNDAFPLWQVALMALVGGLILNLMPCVLPVLGMKLGSILLVQQKDRGLVRRQFLASVAGIIASFMVLALLMTVLRLTNQALGWGIQFQNPWFIGFMALVMLLFSANLFGLFEFRLSSNMNTRLATQGGHGMAGHFWQGAFATLLATPCSAPFLGTAVAVALTASYPVLWGLFLALGLGMSLPWLLIALRPGLALRLPRPGNWMNWLRRVLGLLMLGSAIWLASLLLVHFGLSSSKPAEENIAWQPLSEQAIQDALAQHKRVFIDVTADWCITCKANKYNVLNKEEVQTALHEPDVVALRGDWTLPSPQITDFLRSRGQVAVPFNQIYGPGLPEGKILPTLLSRDSVLTTLDEAKGKTP